CCGCCAATTGCGTGCGCATGATGAGCGCCAGCACGCCCGCGAACAGCATGAAGGCGAACGCGGTCAGCGTGTACCACACGCCCACCCGATTGTTGTTGGTGTCGGTCCAGCGCAGGAACAGTCCCTGCGGCGGCGCCCATACCGCTGCCAGCCGCTCGGCCTGTGCGCGCCGCAGCTCGGGATCGTCCTGGGCGTGCAGGCTCATTTGAGGCCCTTCAGATAGGCGGCGATGGCTTGGGCCTCTTGATCGGAGAGTTGCGGATAGGCGGGCATCCGAACGCCTGGCTTGGCCTCTTGCGGTGCGCGGATGAAGGCGGCGGTGCGCTCGACCGTCGGCGGCAGGATGCCCGCGCCCAGCGTCAGGCGATCGCCATAGCGGCTGAGGTCGGGGCCGATCCGCGCATCGTGCGGCGTCCCGCGAACCGCGTGGCAGCCGCCGCATCCATTCGCCTCGAACAGCTGCGCGCCGACACCCTGCCCCGCGGTCGCTGCGGGGCGCGCCTGATCGGCGAGCCATGTGTCGAACGCGGCGGGCTCCATCGCGACGACGTCGAACGCCATCAGGGCGTGGCTGAGCCCGCAGAACTCAGTGCAGACCCCGCGATAGCGCCCCGCCTTGTCCGCGCGCACCACCAGGCTGTTGGTGCGGCCGGGGATCATGTCCATCTTGCCGGCAAGGCCGGGGATCCAGAAGCTGTGGATGACGTCGCGGCCGGTCAGCTCGAACGCCACGGTGCGGCCGACCGGCACGCGAACCTCGTTGGCGGAGACGAGCACGCCGCCGCCCGGCCGCTCATAGCCGACGCGCCACCAGAACTGCTCGCCCTCGACATGGACGGTGAGGTCGCTGGGCGCGACCACGCGCGGGCGCATGGCGGGCAACGCGAAGATCAGCAGCACGGCGAGGATGATGATCGGCCCGACCCCGCCCAGCCACAGCACCATCCGCATGCCCTGCTTGTGGCTGAGCTGCCCTTCCGGCGCGCGCACGGCCCGCCAGTAGATGCCGACCATGAACAACGCGATCGCGACCGCACCGACGACCAGCGCGATGGTGATGGTACGGATCTGGGTGGCTTCGGCGCCGAAGGTGGCGAGGGCGGATTGGTGGCGATTGCACGCGGAAAGCAGCAACGCTGCGCCTGCTATGGCTCCCGCCCGCCTCATTCGCCCCTTTTCCCCCGTCATGGTCCCCATCAACGGAAACCTTCAGCGCCTTGGTGGTTCCCTCTTTTTCGTTTCGCGTACGGA
This is a stretch of genomic DNA from Sphingomonas sp. Y38-1Y. It encodes these proteins:
- the coxB gene encoding cytochrome c oxidase subunit II; translated protein: MRRAGAIAGAALLLSACNRHQSALATFGAEATQIRTITIALVVGAVAIALFMVGIYWRAVRAPEGQLSHKQGMRMVLWLGGVGPIIILAVLLIFALPAMRPRVVAPSDLTVHVEGEQFWWRVGYERPGGGVLVSANEVRVPVGRTVAFELTGRDVIHSFWIPGLAGKMDMIPGRTNSLVVRADKAGRYRGVCTEFCGLSHALMAFDVVAMEPAAFDTWLADQARPAATAGQGVGAQLFEANGCGGCHAVRGTPHDARIGPDLSRYGDRLTLGAGILPPTVERTAAFIRAPQEAKPGVRMPAYPQLSDQEAQAIAAYLKGLK